The stretch of DNA ACCCTTTTGCATAACAATATTCCACTACTAATAACAATCTACTAATGATCGAAAGGTATAGTCCTTCGATAATACTTTCCCGAATGTATACTAGGCGTTTGGAGGGTTTTCGACTCCCTCCCAGACATCCAAACGCAGACATTCCGAAATGTCTTCTAAACGCTGTACGCTCCCTTCTATCCGCAAGCCAAGCGTGACTGTTTTCAAAGTCCCTAATTTAATTTCTATGTATCGATGAtccgataaaaatgattaaacgcATCGAAGGAACATTCAATGTTCCGTCTCTTGGCTATCCAATCTTGGACACCTTCGAAGAAAGTTCTGCGAATCTTCGTCATGGCTCCACCTCGAGCGATAGCAAACTTCGTACGTCCTCATCGGTCGGTGACGGCAGTAATGTTGCGATCAATGGACCAACAGAGGGAAAATGCGATGGAGAGATATCTGGTTTCTCGTCTGTTGACTATACGGGTTGGACAGCTTCGAAGAAAGCTCTTTAATTCTTCACCGATGGCTCTACCTAAAGCAAAACCGAGCTCAATACATCTTCTTGTTCCAACAATGACGGCGATCTTATTATTGATGATCCAATGGAGAGTAAACGCGTCGGAGACAGCTAACTTTTCGTCTGCCGACTATCTAAATTCAAAGTCACCTCTGAATCTCTTCGAACCTTCGTCGCGGATCTACCTCCAGCAAAAGCGAGTTCGGTTCGTTTCCCTACGATAATGACATCGCTATCGATGACCCAACAGAGGTGAAACGCGTCCGACTAAATACAGTCTCCTACCTGTTAGTTGAATATCTTTGAACAAAGCTCTTTGAACCTTCACCCTTGAACAAGAGTGAGCGCAGCTCATCTTGACGCGTCAATGACGATACTACCATCGGTGACTCAACAATGGTGAAACACGGCCGGAGAGACACTTGCTGTTCCGCTTGTTAGCTATTTGGTTTCAATCCCTCTGATCGAAACTCTTTGTACCTTCACCTATGTCTCAAGGAGGAGATTGCTTAATTCGTCTTTCTATGGCGATGACGTTTACGACTCGAAAGAAGCGAAACGCGTTAGAGAGACACCTGGTCTTCTGCGCGTTGGTTATCTGGGCTACCTTTGAAGAAAGCTCTTTGAATCTTCCACCGCGACTCTCCCTCGAGCAAGATCGAAGCTTAGTTCGTCTTGTTCTTCCGGTGATGGCGATGAAGGTGCAAGTGATGATGACGCAGATGCGACCTGGTCTCCTGCATTGTTGCTACCAAAGTGCGCACGGCTTCCTCGTGTCCCTCGAAGCTGTCTGCTTTCTTCAGTTGACCAAGGGACGAGGCAGCACCCTCGCTGGCTGCAGAACTGCCGCGTTTGCTCTTCAATCGCGGGAATGTTTCCCAGGAACGCTGCTTCTGCACCAGAGACGACGACTTCGGTGTAGGCCCGATCAAAACAACCAGTGTTTTCCTGGGATCCAGCGCGGATTGACCTACCGTCCCATCGTTGATGCTCGAGCGTCTGCTCCCGGAGCCGGTGGTGCTCAAACTGTCGCAGCTGGCTCGTCGACGTCTCCTCACCTCTGTCGAGGCTTTCTCATCGGCGTAGAAGACGTCCTCCGAGTCGCTGACCGGATACACTTTCACACCTTTGCTGGTGGGGATCGGTTGCTCGTCGGGTACCGCGTGCACCTGTGCCTGCACACGCTTCTTGGCCTCTCCCATGCTCGATGCCTCCGAAATTCGTTGATAAGCCCCTTCGTCACCAGCTAAAAGCACGCGAATCGCTTAAGAAGACAGGGCAAAAGCCTGGCTGATGGAGAGGCTACGTTACTTCATGCAAATTATGGTAGTCTCGTTATTTTTGGTGTCTTGTTTCAGGCGTGGTCTATTTCTATTCGGAGAAGATTGTTTCGTAGAAACGACAACAGTGTTATCCGTAACACCGAATGCAACTTCCAGCtggaaactatttttttttatagaaaaaaaagaaaaagaaaaaagcaagaaaagaataaatatatatgtatatatacatgttGCGTGATTCGACATCCCGTGTGTCCTCGATATCCGATCTCTGTGTCTAGATCGCTCGAGGGACCTATAATTCTGACGCGGTAGGCGGGATTACACAGAGGCACGTCCAACAAACAATTCAATTGGGCCACGAGCACCGTTTCTAATTTGCTCCCTGTGCAAGGTGTTTGATCGTTTTGTAACATGCGGAGAAGCATCGAATGGCTTTCCAGTGGAGACAATCGAACGCTGGTTTTAATTGAATCGCGCCTCGCGCACACGTTGGTTTAATTGCAATTCTAACGGCGTTCGATAAAAGGGACACTTGAACGATGAAGCTCCGTCGAAACAAAAGCAACGTCTCGTTACACTCGCCTCGAATTATCGAACGATACCGTGTTAAATTCATTCGACGCGTTCGTCGCAATTTAATCAACTACTTGCCGGATAATCCCTAACTTCCACAGAAACGACGAACAAACAAATTGCACGCGCGGCGATCCTGAATTGGGCGCGATACGAAGTATAATAATTCTCGTGTGCATTCATCAGGGTTTTATTTACATCGATTTATAATGCTATCTACATAATCCTCTGGAAGTCAGCGCATCGTCGGCAAATCCGAGGTCCGTCTCGTAATTCGTTCCAGGCATACCTTTCCCTGCTACCAACGCTATTTACTCGTACACGCGATCCTCACGGATTTGTTCTTACCAGTCATGTGTGACTGTGGTTGTTGGGCCTCTGTGCATCTTTCCGGTTGGTCGAGTCCCTCGGCGGACGTATCACCGCTACCACCCTTCAAAGAGCGGTACAGGGAGCGTACTTTGCTGGCTGACGAGTGACCGGGCGGTGTCTTGGGTTTCGAGCCATCCGGAGACTTTCTGGATCGTCGACTTTGACTGCGATCGCGACCTTCCTCTCTGCCCGGAGACTTCTTACGATCCTCCTTAGTCCTAGCTCTCTCTGCCAGTTGACTGAAGACTCCCCTCTTCGGCTCGGAAGCCTTGGCCGATCCGTAGACGACGATGTTTCCGCTGGAATCCAAGATCGCATCAACGCCACTGGATGGTGTGCGACAACGCGTTGgcacttccttcgtttctgtatAGAAAATTCACGCGTAATTCAGCGACGATATCGACACACCGAATTAGCTAATCACGTTCGAGCACTCACCTTTCATGTAGAGCGCGTTATCGGCACTGGTGGCAGTGGTGCGCGGGTGTCGTTGTTCCTTCGTCGGCGCTTGGGTCTGCGGTTGCTGCGGTGGTTCCTGCATTTGCAAGCGCGACAAATGATCCAGTAACACTTGCAAATCTTGATTACCCGCCACGTCCGAGGCTGCCATGTTCACTTCACCGGCGGTGACTCCGGTTGAGAAGGATTTGACGAACGGTTCCAACTGCTGAGCAACGTCCTGAAGCTGCTTCACCTGATTCCTCAGCGATAAAATGTCGTTCATCTGTACGGGGATTGAATCGATCGTATTATCGCGAGAATCGAGGATAACCTTTTGGGAAACAACCAGAACAGTACCTGAGAATTGAAGATATCTTTCTCTGTGTGAATTCTGCACAACTGTTTCTCCCACAAAGCGTCGAAGACGTTTCCAAGCCGTTCCAATTCCATCTGATGATGCTCCAATTGTCGCTCGAGAAACCGACAATCCTTGGCCACGTTCTCGTAACGCATCCCCAATGGAGGAGTATTCGCTCTTCTCAATAAAGCTACATCGCGTTGAAGCTCCCCTAAACGTTCCTTCACCATAAGTAACTGTTGATTCAATTCCTTCAGTTGAGTGTCAAATGTGCGGCAGTGGTTGGAAAACGGTACGCAATCGGTGCCGCCTTTCGTTGGGATCCTTTGAGCAATCTTGCTGCTCTGCTTGGAAAAGAGAAAGTATATCACGTAATCGGTGATCGTGCTTGTTGGAGGTCGCGTAATACGGGTTCGAATAGGTTGTCTGATACTGTCTACCACATCCGGCTAAAAAACTAGCAGGAAACAAAAGTAGTTCTCTGTCTGGCGGGTGGCCAGTTGCGCTACGAGAATATAATATAATCACTGTCTAATCTGGCTACTAGACTACCACCATACGATTAAGTACAAGCCACATCATATATCGAGAGTAAAATCCTGTCAACACAAATACTTACACAGAAGTGTGCGCGAGAAATGCAGTGAAAAAGAAACTTGTAATATGAACGTAAAGATAGAAAAGTTTTTAATCGAGAGAGGTTGGCCAAGCCAAATGTGTAGGTAGCTACCTGAATCACTGGTGCTTCCTGTTGACCCAACACGTGAGTCTGATCGTACAACGATTCCTTCGGTGTCGACGTCTGACCTACGTACGGCTGCAGCGATCTGGCGAATTCGGCCCTGTAGTTGGTTTTAAGGTGAGCGGTCATTAACGGTGGCCTTGACAGGTGTCCCAACTGAGCGACACGACTCAACCGCTCCAGCATCGGAtgggctaactcgagaaattgataTTTCGTCGCGCCGCTGGTGAAGGCGGTGCACAACATCAAATGCATCTGTAGTACGGGAAGCGCACTACCTAGAGAAAGCAGTTGGCTACGGACCATCCTCTCCTTGGTCTCGTACTGTCGTTGAAGCTCCGTGAGAACGTTGTTATGGGTCTTCGTTATCGCCTCCTGCATTCCCTGACAGAACGAGTTCAGTGTCCTATTCTCCGAGTCCAGGCTGTGTCGTAGTTCGTCCAGCTGCGATTTCAAAGCCAACACTCCGTCTCGCACGCCAGCCTGCAGCTCGCAAATCGAATTAACCGTCCGTTCCATTTTCTTGGACGCCTGTTGCCAGGCACTTTCGATGTCCACGCAATGGAGCCTCGCTTCCGCCGGAGTGTCGCGGTAACAGATAGCGCAGAGCATGCACTTGGCACTCTGACTGTACATTATGTATTGTTCTCCATGAGTCGAGCAACGACGTTGAGTATCCTTGGCACATTTGCTCATGTGCACCACCTCGTGCGTGGAAAACATCTTTGCACTGTGAGTGTGCTCTCTGCAGTGGGTACACAGTGCTTGTCCTGTGTTCAAAAATTTCGCGGTAAGTAGGCAACCACGTAACTATTTGCAACGGATGAAACTTTGTCGTTGTAGTTAAAGTTCGTCGATACGTACCACATGTTGTACAAAAGAACATGGTAGACTTGTCACGTTTGTCACAGTTGGCGCACGGTGGGTTTTCAGAGTTTGCCAACTCAACTAGCTGACGTATCAGCTGATCGGGCGGTGGTAGTTGTGCCCCATCTTTCAGCTGCGTCTGTTGTCTATGCACAGTAATGTATTTTAGATTCATGGGAATTGAAACAAGGTACAAGTATTCAAGATCGAATAGTTTGAAAAAGATACTCTGAGCATTGCGAAAGAATAATTCATAAATTATACAAGCAGAGTTCGACAGAAGtaatacataaaaataaaaagaataaaattatgtTAAATCGCATTAAGAATAAAAGGTGTTCCGCTCTGTATAATGGTCCATAAACATGCACGCGTTACAATCTATACAATTGTGCAGTTACAACGAATATCTGTGGTTAAACGATAAACGACAAAGCATGCTACACGCGTGCAAAAGAAGCTCTAGATGGTCATCGTTGCTGGACGTAATACCATTCGAACAAGATATAGAGCGTAACAAGAAATTACAATGCCCGAAGAAATCTTGTACGTGAAATATAAGGAAAAATGTCTTTAAAATATACCGTCCAAGATTATACAACATTTCTTTGTCCGCGCAAAGAGAATAACTGTATTACGCTTATAAACGGCGCTTTCTTTACAGTGCAGACGTAACGAATCGAATTTACACAGAGACTAGAATTAGTCGGAGAGACCGTAACATGCAGATATTAgccaaacctaacccagacctgggATTGTCACCCACCCTAAGGACGCCATGCAATAACAGTCGTTGTTATCTACCCGCAGATGGGACAGGAGACCTTTCCTCCGTCAAGGTGAGGGCCACGGATACAGCGGGCACAAAAGGTGTGAAAGCAGGATAGCAGACAGGGCTCGTTGTAATAATCGTGGCAGACACCGCAGATAAGAGGATTCCTAGGCCCGCCACCGGTTACACCTGTCGTGCCATCGTTTTCGCCGACACCGACACTGACACCGTCGACTGCCGACCCCGAACTCGCCATCGTCGGCCAAACCAACGGCGGCCACCTGGAAACCAGAAGCCAGAGAACGCGCTTCAAGAACCGACTCTTCTGGACACTCCTCGACATTCTCGACGTTTCACGTTTCACGCGGTCGCATTGCACGCATTACCACAAACGAGTCCCCACGACGCGTAACTATTTTCAAAAGAATCGCAAAGACTGTTTACCCCAAGACCGTTGGCCCGCCCGCCGCAGAAAACCCTGATGGGTAGTTTATCGGCTCGTCATTCTAACGTAGTTTGGTGGGCAACCCCGTTTGCGCCTGACGATCGGCTCTGACGTCACTGAGGTGCCACCAATCTCGCCCACTTCCACGTTGGGTGGTACGTACACATAGAGAAAAGAGGAcgggttgctgctgctgctgctgctgctgctgctgctgcacgCGTTTACATGTGACGGTGCACACAGAGACCGTACGGACAGGGATGGTCTGACGTAAACGCGCGAGCGTGGTCGTGAGCGTACATGCTCTCGTCACTAGCGATGGGTATTCGATTTCCCTTGCGAGCCCTTATCTTTTCGAGTATGGGATTCGAATTTCGGTCCAACACGTTCGGTATCTGGAAATACATCGAGAGGattattatacattaatatTTCCCTCTTAAGAACGCATCCAATTGTGTACCAACAGTTGTTAAATACAAAAGGCTGGTAGTATCTTTTCGAGTACGGAATTCGAATTTCAATATACACGTTaacgatcgagaaatatatCGAGATGATCGTTTTATGTTAATGTTATCTTCTTAACGACACACTCATCCGTAAAACTGTAatagttttatttcaaatatcggATTGGCGTTgaacgcgtgaaaatatttGCAATCCTTGGATATGGATAGAGAGTCAGGAACTGCTTCGAATTCGCATGCGTTGCAAGTTTGGTCAATGTTAGGATTTCTTGATAGCTCTAAGTTGTTCACTGTTCGTTGATCCATAACTGAAAGCTTCTCCGAAACTAAGAATTCTAGCCAGATCGTGTAGATAACGATACGCAACGTCtgaaaaagaaggaaatacAACAAGAAGAAATACCAGAATTATATTTGTTATCGCGATCATTTTATTATCTCTTGGAATGTGACACCGATCGGTAGTGACACGTATTTGAATCGAGTGAGAAACACCGTCAAGTTATGGAGGTTTTCAAACCGATCGAGAATCGTCCGGACATCGAGGCTTCGAAAAATATCTTCAATTGCCGACTTTGAAGAAATATAAATTCTGTATCCGTTCCAGATGACCCGGAGAGTGTTCGAGTCCATCGCTAGCAGCTGGACGCGCTTGTAGTGGTACCACAGGCTAGGATCTATGTGCGTGAGAGCAGCACCTCGACGTCCTCGCCCCTCGGCACCTCAGTCACCCCGTTTTCTGCACTCCTGCAGGGATCTATATGCTCGATATATATACATCCGACCTGCCGACGTGTACATGTGCGAGCGCTCGTTGCTGGTACCGAGACGAACGTTCCCTATACAagaacgagagagcgagagggacTACCTCGTGTATATAAAGCGTAAAAagcaggagagaaaaaaaaaacgagagaagaGGGATTATGCATATTCCTTTGTATCTGGTGGCTTTTCGTTCCGCAATTTTCATCCaccggtcgcgcgatatcgaCGAAACGTGATACTAAATTTGTTCGAGTCCTTCTTCCGTGTCTCTTCTCCCATCACCACAGAGGGGTTCGCCCTTGTAACCTACAAAAGATAGGATGCCGAGGGTGGTGGCTGCTTAGCATGCTAACCTCTTCTCGAAAATTTTTCCTCAACGCGTATCCGTACCGCGAGCCGTGCAATTCTccatcgtgtatttttccctcttgCTCGTCTGTAATTTCCACGAGACTGGACTTTATTCGATCGTTCCGCTTGGATTCCAGAATTTATTTGTCCGCAACAATGCCTGGTCTGCAAGAGAGAggcggcggaggaggaggaggaggacgaggaggaggaggaggaggaggaggtggtggaagAGGAGGAGGCTCCTATCGATCGTTTAAAAGATCCTCCAGGAGAAGGATGTTGCGGAAACGTGAACTCGGGGCTTTAATCtgcaggaaggaaggaaggaaggaaggaaggaaggaaggaacgaaCGGAATCGACCGATCGGATTGCTGGACCTGGACCTGGATTCCGACCAGTATCGATTTTCGTTCACCAATTGACTGCGTTGGCCAATTAACCATCCGCGATCGGAACCTTTACGAGATTGTCGGACAACCAACTATTTCATCGTCCGCAGAACGTAAATACCGTATACTCTGTAACCGAAGCACACCAAGATGAAAATAGTAGGGCTCGAAGATAACAGAGTAATCGAATTCTCGGTGTCGAGAACCTACTTTCTATACTTTTCACAATGTTACGTAGCATCTCATTAGGGAAAAATCCTAGTCGGTCTAATTTTCCCACTTGTACTCCAATAATTTTACTCTGGAAACTTTTATGCTTTTTATTTCACAAAGTCGATCAGTTTGGCCTACGAGGATCTCGTTTATCGTATCTTGTATTCGTTTAACTTGGATACAATAATGTATAGTCAACAATGTATAGAGTATCCGAGTTATCCGAGTTTTCTCAACACGTTCCGCGTTCGAGTCTTCTTTTTCCAAAAATAGGTTTAGAAAAGAAGGCACCTAACGCAATATTCGTTCGTGAAGGTGTTATTAGACTACATACGTGTTCCTGTACATCGTGAGACGGTCGAAAGTTTGACATAAGAACTCCAAGTGCAAAAGATCGAGTCGTCCGAATTCTTCATGGGACACGAGTTTCGTATCCAAAATGACCATAGGCTAGAAATGATCGGAAATAACAGAGCCTCCTGTGTGCCAGGGAAATACTCGACCACCAGAGAGTGGATGTCTGACCCTCGAACGGGTCAGTGAATGCTAATTCCACGACTCGTCTCCTCTTCCCAACAACCGCAATGTACTTTTCTTTCGAGCTGCCCCGGAACCGGTCCAAAAAATTCATTCCTGTGGAAGGCATCACGAAAATTACTGCATCTGCATTTCTGTGATCCCCGACGTGTTGCACACTCACGTGAACGTTCGTCATCTTCGCGGTTACTCTTTGTACGCGACATTCTGAGATTCCTAGACCGATCACGAGATTGAGATCATCCTTCGGTGAACAGAAAAGGGATTGTTGCGTGGAAGCTAAACAATTGTgatatcggattttccgtgtccGCTTGGGTCTGCTTCGAGCGCAGGCCTAGAAGATATACTGCGTGCGAACGGACCTGCGATCTATCGCTAGGTTTCTTGGAAGTCACGAGtgtccctttacagggggtgtTTGTTGCAAGATGACCGAGCGTGTGAATGcacgagaacgaaaggaaatacgtgtggttcggagaaaatgaagagtgtttggaaaagacgaacgatcagGATGGCTGAACGTGACTgaaaatgtctgaagtgagagggaccgaggattagaatgaaagagaatgaatgcgcgTGGCTATATAAAGTGTGGCAGCAGCGTTTTGGAAACAGTATGTCACGGTATGTAACGGTATGTATGAGTAAGAGTAAACGACAAgagtacaacaaatttttcgtcgtacattttcattcgtttatcatttaaaagtattaaatttgGGCCATGATTGAATTTTAAACATTCTGATTTTCGTTTAGAGACGAAAATATTgctttgtttttcttctttttatctgCAAAGTATAATTCGCTGAATTGTGACGTTTCTATCGTATTTTCATTGATGTAACCATATGCACACTACTATAGGTACTCTGCCCATTaatcttgaaaaaatttttaagtaGATTGCTGAAATCAAGCACAACAAGAGAATTTAGTAAACAGTTCCAAAAGTTAATTATTGTACATAAATAATTAGAAACAGGAAAAtggtaattttatatttcgcgCAAGAGAAAACATACCAATTGTAGATTCTCCATAAAATAAGGAAAATCGTAACAACGAGCTGGATGATATAAAACTTATGGCCGATAGTTGCGGTAATAACTGCAGCAGAGTACCAGAATGCATCGATTGCACGAAAAAACCGAGGAAAGCATCCTTCGGATTGGAACGTGCAAGCGAGTGATGACTCCACTGAAAtcctatttaatttttcaatcgaaaatTAACGTGCGCTTGCAACTTTCGATTAATTAAACGTACACGTTCGCGCCGTTGCACGAATTTCGAGAAATGTGTGCGATGTAGATGTGTGTACACGTGTCATTGTAACTCGTCGAAAGTTCCACATGGTTTTGATTCACCGTTACTCTGTGTGCACTTTGTTCGTGCGATGCGATCGAATTGTTGAAATTTCACCGTGTACTGCTGGCATATTAATACTCGTTTAATGCAGTCGCGACGATTGTCGATAAAACGCGATGCAAACTGTCATAGTGTACAAGCTCTTCCGAAATTCTGAGACAAATTGAAACATGCAAATTCCTCGTGTCGATATAAATCTAAAAGTCTTTTAGCGTTTTGCGATCCAACGTTTGTTCTTGAGATACAGGCAGTTAAAATTTGTGGGTCTGATTTCCGAAGcgcttaatttcaattccagccGACAGAGTACGGTGATGCTTGTTTTGTCTCAGCGTACTCTGTCggctggaattgaaattaagcaTTTCGGAAATCAGGCCCAAAAACTTTAACTGCCTGTACCTCAAGAACGAAACGTTGGACCGCAAAACGGTAAAAGACTTTTGGATTTATATCAACACGAAGAATCTGTATCTTTCGATCTGTCCTATCATTTTGAGCAATCCTGTAGACAGTCAACCGTGAAGTTATTTCATTCGCCAGCATGTACCAGCCAGTTCCCTGCGGAATAGCGTTCCATTCTTTGAAAGTTAGTTAACTGGAGGCGTCTGCAGCTCTTTTCTTCCATCACGTCTATACTCTGTATTCTCGGGGTCGGTGTCGCGGGCGTTAACGATACGTGGTCTCTGATATATGCGGCTCGTTCGACAGTCGACGGGCTTCTTTgagtattatttaattacaCGACGACATTTGCACGATGAATTTTGTTCTACCATGAATAACGGTAAAAGGACGCTGAAAAtcagtaatatatattttttttagtcTACGGACTTTGTAAAATATGATTGGATGTGAAAAATACGCAAAATTATTCCGAGAgacaaattattacaaaatttctattggcaAAAGTTTCATTGATAGATTGcgtaatgaaaatatatagatttatttaaaaaaatggaaatatatatttcaccTTCCAAGTAAAATAACatataaacaaaaaattttttatattttcgatagaTAAATAATTGCACGTATACACTTAAGTATAAATTGGACATACTGTACAAAATGTCTCTAGATAATTGCTGCATAGAAATTTACTTTATTAAGATTAGTAAATAATCTACCGTGTAGTAATTATTTCATGATCATCTAGAAAGTCAATACTTGATCGACTGTTACCTTGATTCTtgcttcatttatttattcattgacTAAAAATGAAAGCCATTTGATAAATAAGATTGGTTAAAGTTGAATATCATTGAATCCTATgcgataaatattcttttcaatatGGCTAATAAGTATTGAGAAGTTCCTCTTCATCAATGGCATTTACTATTGGGAACGTTCGATTTACCACTGCTCAATGGAAACTACAGATAGGTGGTGAATATTCTTCCACCAGTATAGAATAGAATACGATTGGTTTGAGTTAATAGGTAAATCTTTTACTGTATCCATTAGcatctattataaataaataatcgattaTTCGGTTAAGTGGTTCTTAAAGGCTAAATAATTAGCCTTTCTTTAATtagttataataatttatgaagAAACTTTTCATTTATCAGGTGCTACAAGTTTCTTTTGGTTTAAAagtattttacttttctttctgtGTGAAATACAAATTCTTTATTTCACTTCTTAAGTGAAATTGAGAATTGGTCTGATATGCTAAGTATTTTGAATCTGTAATTTTGTTTTAAGTCTTCATTATCGCGGTTCTCTTACCTGTTTCTGATACTTGGAACTGGTTGGTTTTCCTAATTTCTTTTCCTGTGAGACCTGATGGGAAGAAGgggaagtttcttctttccttttatGTCTTAAATTCTGAATATTACCTCATATGCTGCAAAtgaaacaaataattttttattttaaccaaAAATCTTTCCTTGAAACAAAGATCCTGAAATTTAAGTAATTGTGTACATAAAAAACACCTTTACTATTATTGCTACTCTACTACCTCTATTAGTATTACTATATGGAAtaaaaactattattattactatttattattaatattattattgttatacattatagtaaTCATACTTTCTGTTCTTAGGCACAAATGTTTGTAAGATAACATGTTTTaatcaaaataaaattacacaaaataaAGTGATCTTATATATTATCCGCTttctttatacactctaaacgtTGTGAACTCCTGAAAATATAAcataatttttaagaaatttcacgaattaaaatttttgttaagTTGATAGAAGAATTTCTGAATCTGTTTCCcaattattatttgttaatactttaataatatttagtcTTActgttcttttgtttcttttaagtACTTTATATGAAGGACTAAAGTTCGACTGGCGGTCTGACATTTATGTTTGAAGATAGAGCATTGTCCACAATTCGTATAACATACGAAAAAACACATTTTAAAATCTCTTGAAACtttttcgatgaaat from Ptiloglossa arizonensis isolate GNS036 chromosome 14, iyPtiAriz1_principal, whole genome shotgun sequence encodes:
- the LOC143154389 gene encoding RING finger protein 207 isoform X3, which produces MSRSVQKSRFLKRVLWLLVSRWPPLVWPTMASSGSAVDGVSVGVGENDGTTGVTGGGPRNPLICGVCHDYYNEPCLLSCFHTFCARCIRGPHLDGGKVSCPICGQQTQLKDGAQLPPPDQLIRQLVELANSENPPCANCDKRDKSTMFFCTTCGQALCTHCREHTHSAKMFSTHEVVHMSKCAKDTQRRCSTHGEQYIMYSQSAKCMLCAICYRDTPAEARLHCVDIESAWQQASKKMERTVNSICELQAGVRDGVLALKSQLDELRHSLDSENRTLNSFCQGMQEAITKTHNNVLTELQRQYETKERMVRSQLLSLGSALPVLQMHLMLCTAFTSGATKYQFLELAHPMLERLSRVAQLGHLSRPPLMTAHLKTNYRAEFARSLQPYVGQTSTPKESLYDQTHVLGQQEAPVIQQSSKIAQRIPTKGGTDCVPFSNHCRTFDTQLKELNQQLLMVKERLGELQRDVALLRRANTPPLGMRYENVAKDCRFLERQLEHHQMELERLGNVFDALWEKQLCRIHTEKDIFNSQMNDILSLRNQVKQLQDVAQQLEPFVKSFSTGVTAGEVNMAASDVAGNQDLQVLLDHLSRLQMQEPPQQPQTQAPTKEQRHPRTTATSADNALYMKETKEVPTRCRTPSSGVDAILDSSGNIVVYGSAKASEPKRGVFSQLAERARTKEDRKKSPGREEGRDRSQSRRSRKSPDGSKPKTPPGHSSASKVRSLYRSLKGGSGDTSAEGLDQPERCTEAQQPQSHMTAGDEGAYQRISEASSMGEAKKRVQAQVHAVPDEQPIPTSKGVKVYPVSDSEDVFYADEKASTEVRRRRRASCDSLSTTGSGSRRSSINDGTKQRSWETFPRLKSKRGSSAASEGAASSLGQLKKADSFEGHEEAVRTLVATMQETRSHLRHHHLHLHRHHRKNKTN
- the LOC143154389 gene encoding RING finger protein 207 isoform X1; this translates as MSRSVQKSRFLKRVLWLLVSRWPPLVWPTMASSGSAVDGVSVGVGENDGTTGVTGGGPRNPLICGVCHDYYNEPCLLSCFHTFCARCIRGPHLDGGKVSCPICGQQTQLKDGAQLPPPDQLIRQLVELANSENPPCANCDKRDKSTMFFCTTCGQALCTHCREHTHSAKMFSTHEVVHMSKCAKDTQRRCSTHGEQYIMYSQSAKCMLCAICYRDTPAEARLHCVDIESAWQQASKKMERTVNSICELQAGVRDGVLALKSQLDELRHSLDSENRTLNSFCQGMQEAITKTHNNVLTELQRQYETKERMVRSQLLSLGSALPVLQMHLMLCTAFTSGATKYQFLELAHPMLERLSRVAQLGHLSRPPLMTAHLKTNYRAEFARSLQPYVGQTSTPKESLYDQTHVLGQQEAPVIQQSSKIAQRIPTKGGTDCVPFSNHCRTFDTQLKELNQQLLMVKERLGELQRDVALLRRANTPPLGMRYENVAKDCRFLERQLEHHQMELERLGNVFDALWEKQLCRIHTEKDIFNSQMNDILSLRNQVKQLQDVAQQLEPFVKSFSTGVTAGEVNMAASDVAGNQDLQVLLDHLSRLQMQEPPQQPQTQAPTKEQRHPRTTATSADNALYMKETKEVPTRCRTPSSGVDAILDSSGNIVVYGSAKASEPKRGVFSQLAERARTKEDRKKSPGREEGRDRSQSRRSRKSPDGSKPKTPPGHSSASKVRSLYRSLKGGSGDTSAEGLDQPERCTEAQQPQSHMTAGDEGAYQRISEASSMGEAKKRVQAQVHAVPDEQPIPTSKGVKVYPVSDSEDVFYADEKASTEVRRRRRASCDSLSTTGSGSRRSSINDGTVGQSALDPRKTLVVLIGPTPKSSSLVQKQRSWETFPRLKSKRGSSAASEGAASSLGQLKKADSFEGHEEAVRTLVATMQETRSHLRHHHLHLHRHHRKNKTN
- the LOC143154389 gene encoding RING finger protein 207 isoform X2, encoding MSRSVQKSRFLKRVLWLLVSRWPPLVWPTMASSGSAVDGVSVGVGENDGTTGVTGGGPRNPLICGVCHDYYNEPCLLSCFHTFCARCIRGPHLDGGKVSCPICGQQTQLKDGAQLPPPDQLIRQLVELANSENPPCANCDKRDKSTMFFCTTCGQALCTHCREHTHSAKMFSTHEVVHMSKCAKDTQRRCSTHGEQYIMYSQSAKCMLCAICYRDTPAEARLHCVDIESAWQQASKKMERTVNSICELQAGVRDGVLALKSQLDELRHSLDSENRTLNSFCQGMQEAITKTHNNVLTELQRQYETKERMVRSQLLSLGSALPVLQMHLMLCTAFTSGATKYQFLELAHPMLERLSRVAQLGHLSRPPLMTAHLKTNYRAEFARSLQPYVGQTSTPKESLYDQTHVLGQQEAPVIQSSKIAQRIPTKGGTDCVPFSNHCRTFDTQLKELNQQLLMVKERLGELQRDVALLRRANTPPLGMRYENVAKDCRFLERQLEHHQMELERLGNVFDALWEKQLCRIHTEKDIFNSQMNDILSLRNQVKQLQDVAQQLEPFVKSFSTGVTAGEVNMAASDVAGNQDLQVLLDHLSRLQMQEPPQQPQTQAPTKEQRHPRTTATSADNALYMKETKEVPTRCRTPSSGVDAILDSSGNIVVYGSAKASEPKRGVFSQLAERARTKEDRKKSPGREEGRDRSQSRRSRKSPDGSKPKTPPGHSSASKVRSLYRSLKGGSGDTSAEGLDQPERCTEAQQPQSHMTAGDEGAYQRISEASSMGEAKKRVQAQVHAVPDEQPIPTSKGVKVYPVSDSEDVFYADEKASTEVRRRRRASCDSLSTTGSGSRRSSINDGTVGQSALDPRKTLVVLIGPTPKSSSLVQKQRSWETFPRLKSKRGSSAASEGAASSLGQLKKADSFEGHEEAVRTLVATMQETRSHLRHHHLHLHRHHRKNKTN